A single region of the Leptothrix cholodnii SP-6 genome encodes:
- the guaB gene encoding IMP dehydrogenase has translation MRLLGKALTFDDVLLVPAFSQVLPRDTRLTTQFSRHITLNLPLVSAAMDTVTEARLAIAIAQEGGIGIVHKNLSPKQQAAEVARVKRYESGLLKDPITVSPNVAVRHVIDLSRQHGISGFPVVDEGRVVGIITGRDLRFETRLDAPVREIMTPRERLVTVREGATLAEAKALMHQHKLERVLVLNEASELRGLFTVKDITKQTTFPNAARDAAGKLRVGAAVGVGEGTEERVELLARAGVDAIVVDTAHGHSAGVIERVRWVKRNYPQIDVIGGNIATGAAALALAEAGADGVKVGIGPGSICTTRIVAGVGVPQITAIDNVATALQGTGVPLIADGGVRYSGDIAKAIAAGANTVMMGGMFAGTEEAPGEIVLFQGRSYKSYRGMGSIGAMQQGSADRYFQENTGANPNADKLVPEGIEGRVPYKGSVVAILFQMAGGLRASMGYCGCASIDDMRNKAEFVEITSAGIRESHVHDVQITKEAPNYRME, from the coding sequence ATGCGCCTTCTAGGCAAAGCACTCACCTTCGACGACGTTCTGTTGGTGCCTGCTTTTTCCCAGGTGTTGCCACGCGACACCCGCCTCACCACCCAGTTCTCCCGCCACATCACGCTGAACCTGCCCCTGGTTTCGGCGGCGATGGACACCGTCACCGAAGCGCGCCTGGCGATTGCCATCGCGCAGGAGGGCGGCATCGGCATCGTGCACAAGAACCTCAGCCCCAAGCAGCAGGCGGCCGAGGTAGCACGGGTCAAGCGGTACGAATCGGGCCTGCTCAAGGACCCGATCACCGTCTCGCCCAACGTGGCGGTGCGGCACGTGATCGACCTGTCGCGCCAGCACGGCATCTCGGGTTTCCCGGTGGTCGACGAGGGCCGCGTGGTCGGCATCATCACCGGCCGCGACCTGCGTTTCGAGACCCGCCTCGACGCCCCCGTGCGCGAGATCATGACGCCGCGCGAGCGCCTGGTCACCGTGCGCGAAGGCGCCACGCTGGCCGAGGCCAAGGCGCTGATGCACCAGCACAAGCTCGAGCGGGTGCTGGTGTTGAACGAGGCCTCCGAACTGCGCGGCCTGTTCACCGTCAAGGACATCACCAAGCAGACCACCTTCCCGAACGCCGCTCGTGATGCAGCGGGCAAGCTGCGCGTCGGCGCCGCGGTCGGCGTGGGCGAAGGCACCGAAGAACGCGTCGAACTGCTGGCCCGTGCCGGCGTCGACGCGATCGTGGTCGACACCGCCCACGGCCACAGCGCCGGCGTGATCGAGCGAGTGCGCTGGGTCAAGCGCAACTACCCGCAGATCGACGTCATCGGCGGCAACATCGCCACCGGCGCGGCGGCGCTGGCACTCGCTGAAGCGGGTGCGGACGGCGTCAAGGTCGGCATCGGCCCGGGCTCGATCTGCACCACCCGCATCGTCGCCGGCGTGGGCGTGCCGCAGATCACCGCGATCGACAACGTCGCCACGGCCCTGCAAGGCACCGGCGTGCCGCTGATCGCCGACGGTGGCGTGCGCTACTCGGGCGACATCGCCAAGGCGATCGCCGCCGGTGCCAACACCGTGATGATGGGCGGCATGTTCGCCGGCACCGAAGAGGCGCCGGGCGAGATCGTGCTGTTCCAGGGCCGCAGCTACAAGAGCTACCGCGGCATGGGCTCGATCGGCGCCATGCAGCAGGGCAGTGCCGACCGCTACTTCCAGGAAAACACCGGCGCCAACCCGAACGCCGACAAGCTCGTGCCCGAAGGCATCGAGGGTCGCGTGCCCTACAAGGGCTCGGTGGTGGCGATCCTGTTCCAGATGGCCGGCGGCCTGCGCGCGTCGATGGGCTACTGCGGCTGTGCCTCGATCGACGACATGCGCAACAAGGCCGAGTTCGTCGAGATCACCTCGGCGGGCATCCGCGAGAGCCATGTGCATGACGTGCAGATCACCAAAGAAGCACCCAACTACCGCATGGAATGA
- a CDS encoding acyl-CoA thioesterase codes for MRFEIPADKHLVHEMTLPIRWGDMDAMGHVNNTVYFRYLEIARLDWLGRIAALPNPLGEGPVIVNAFCNFHLQLSFPGDVLARSYVRNPGRSSFDFYTTLERVDEPGVIYAAGGAKTVWIDGPRQKSIAMPDWLRAHLLAGTAPDAA; via the coding sequence ATGCGGTTCGAGATTCCTGCCGACAAACACCTCGTCCACGAGATGACGTTGCCGATCCGCTGGGGTGACATGGACGCGATGGGCCATGTCAACAACACGGTCTACTTCCGCTACCTCGAGATCGCCCGGCTCGACTGGCTGGGGCGCATCGCCGCCTTGCCCAACCCGCTGGGCGAGGGCCCGGTGATCGTCAACGCCTTCTGCAACTTCCACCTCCAGTTGAGCTTTCCGGGCGACGTGCTGGCGCGCAGCTACGTGCGCAACCCCGGGCGCAGCAGCTTCGACTTCTACACCACGCTGGAGCGGGTCGACGAACCCGGCGTGATCTACGCCGCCGGCGGCGCCAAGACGGTCTGGATCGACGGGCCGCGGCAGAAGTCGATCGCCATGCCCGACTGGCTGCGCGCGCACCTCCTGGCCGGCACGGCCCCCGATGCAGCCTGA
- a CDS encoding voltage-gated chloride channel family protein, whose translation MKRLRLPEQVELLPHVGRWLLLAGLVAVLAGSASALFLLALDWVTGTREAQRWLVFGLPLAGFAVGWVYLKVGRGVEAGNNLLIDEIHDPKNVVPLRMAPLILAGTVISHLFGASVGREGTAVQMGGALADQLTHVFKLRPEDRRILLMAGISAGFASVFGTPLAGAVFGLEVLLIGRLRYDALLPCFTAAIVADQVTTAWGVHHTHYLAGLIPAVSAWTLTAVVLAGIVFGLVGMLFAQATHAGAAVVRRHVGYPPLRPLFGGAAIAVVIWFGDGWRYAGLGIPVIVEAFVQPVPSWDFAAKLGLTVASLASGFKGGEVTPLFFIGATLGNALAPLLQLPLGLLAALGFVAVFAGAANTPLACTLMAMELFGAQIGVYAGLACVVSYLFSGHTGIYRSQRVGHAKHRHTPEGMKLGDVPAYRDRQRAAQDAADAPRQEP comes from the coding sequence ATGAAACGCCTGCGGCTCCCGGAGCAGGTCGAACTGCTGCCCCATGTCGGGCGCTGGCTCCTGCTGGCCGGCCTGGTGGCGGTGCTGGCGGGCTCGGCCTCCGCCTTGTTCCTGCTGGCGCTCGACTGGGTGACCGGCACCCGCGAGGCGCAGCGCTGGCTGGTCTTCGGCCTGCCGCTGGCGGGCTTTGCGGTCGGCTGGGTCTACCTGAAGGTGGGCCGCGGCGTCGAGGCGGGCAACAACCTGCTGATCGACGAGATCCACGATCCGAAGAACGTCGTGCCGCTGCGCATGGCGCCGCTGATCCTGGCCGGCACCGTGATCTCGCACCTGTTCGGCGCCTCGGTGGGTCGCGAGGGCACCGCCGTGCAGATGGGTGGCGCGCTGGCCGACCAGCTCACGCACGTCTTCAAGCTGCGCCCGGAAGACCGCCGCATCCTGCTGATGGCGGGCATCAGCGCCGGTTTCGCGTCGGTGTTCGGCACGCCGCTGGCCGGCGCGGTGTTCGGGCTCGAGGTGCTGCTGATCGGCCGCCTGCGCTACGACGCGCTGCTGCCGTGTTTCACCGCCGCGATCGTGGCCGACCAGGTCACGACCGCCTGGGGCGTGCACCACACGCATTACCTGGCCGGCCTGATCCCGGCGGTGTCGGCGTGGACGCTGACGGCCGTGGTGCTGGCAGGCATCGTGTTCGGGCTGGTCGGCATGCTGTTCGCGCAGGCGACCCACGCCGGCGCGGCCGTGGTCAGACGTCATGTCGGCTATCCGCCGTTGCGGCCGCTGTTCGGCGGGGCGGCCATCGCCGTGGTGATCTGGTTCGGCGACGGCTGGCGTTATGCGGGCCTGGGCATTCCGGTGATCGTCGAAGCCTTCGTGCAGCCGGTGCCGTCGTGGGATTTTGCCGCCAAGCTCGGCCTGACGGTGGCCTCGCTGGCCAGCGGTTTCAAGGGCGGCGAGGTGACGCCGCTGTTCTTCATCGGCGCCACGCTCGGCAACGCGCTGGCGCCGTTGCTGCAACTGCCGTTGGGCCTGCTGGCGGCGCTCGGTTTCGTCGCCGTGTTCGCCGGCGCGGCCAACACGCCGCTGGCCTGCACGCTGATGGCGATGGAGCTGTTCGGTGCGCAGATCGGCGTGTACGCCGGCCTGGCCTGCGTCGTCAGCTATCTGTTCTCGGGCCACACCGGCATCTACCGCTCGCAGCGGGTCGGCCACGCCAAGCATCGCCACACGCCCGAGGGCATGAAGCTCGGCGACGTGCCGGCCTACCGCGACCGGCAGCGCGCCGCGCAGGACGCTGCCGACGCGCCCCGCCAGGAACCCTGA
- a CDS encoding YceH family protein, translating into MTRDLTPVEARIVGVLVEKQSTVPDTYPLSLNSLVAGCNQKTTRDPVMTLTDAQVLLAIDELKSLHLVLEGSGSRVVRYEHNLGRVLGVPGAAVALLATLMLRGPQTAAELRAHSERLHRFADVSSVEGFLDELAEKSPPRVLKLPRAPGAREARWVHLLCGEVDVAALSVGGAASQMAGGAADDELALLRAEHKQVLAEVALLRSQVQRLADELGVNLDPA; encoded by the coding sequence ATGACCAGGGACCTCACGCCGGTCGAGGCGCGCATCGTCGGCGTGCTGGTGGAAAAGCAGTCCACCGTGCCCGACACCTATCCGCTGTCGCTCAACTCGCTGGTGGCGGGCTGCAATCAGAAGACCACACGCGACCCGGTGATGACGCTCACCGACGCGCAGGTGCTGCTGGCGATCGACGAGCTCAAGAGCCTGCACCTGGTGCTCGAGGGCAGCGGCAGCCGGGTGGTGCGCTATGAACACAACCTCGGCCGCGTGCTCGGCGTGCCCGGTGCCGCGGTGGCGCTGCTGGCCACGCTGATGCTGCGCGGCCCGCAGACCGCCGCCGAGTTGCGGGCCCACAGCGAGCGCCTGCACCGCTTTGCCGATGTCTCGTCGGTCGAGGGTTTCCTCGACGAGCTGGCGGAAAAATCGCCGCCGCGGGTGCTGAAGCTGCCGCGTGCGCCCGGGGCCCGCGAGGCGCGCTGGGTGCATCTGCTGTGCGGCGAGGTCGACGTGGCCGCGCTGTCGGTCGGCGGCGCTGCCAGCCAGATGGCCGGGGGCGCTGCCGACGACGAACTGGCGCTGCTGCGTGCCGAGCACAAGCAGGTGCTGGCCGAGGTGGCGCTGTTGCGCAGCCAGGTGCAGCGCCTGGCCGACGAACTGGGCGTCAACCTCGACCCGGCCTGA
- a CDS encoding tetracycline resistance MFS efflux pump, whose translation MPFIMLTVLLDMIAIGLIIPVLPPLVGTFTGSQADHAFWYGVVTFSFGLANFFGAPILGALSDQYGRRPVLLVGLAGLACSFFVTALATALWMLVAVRVFSGALQANAAVAQAYVADISTAADRGKRFGMLGAMFGMGFVLGPVMGGLLGGIDLRLPFFAAGTLAVLNTLYGIFVLPESLAADRRTPINWKRANPIASFSQLRQLHGVGMLVAVIGLSGLAQFILHTTWVLYTTFKFGWGPQENGWSLFAVGAMSVLVQGGLIRVALKRSTPQRIAVIGLVSSSLSYLLWGAATEGWMMYAVIGLNVFGFMVQTAIQTIVSGAADEQSQGRTLGAVASINSLTAVVAPIIGAGLLGIVSHLPRGDWRIGAPFFLCSALQLVAMVLALRHFRRHPAHSSIPTPGTAAVTSAATEA comes from the coding sequence ATGCCCTTCATCATGCTGACGGTGCTGCTGGACATGATCGCCATCGGGCTGATCATTCCGGTGCTGCCGCCGCTGGTGGGCACCTTCACCGGCTCGCAGGCCGACCACGCCTTCTGGTATGGCGTGGTCACCTTCTCGTTCGGCCTGGCCAACTTCTTCGGCGCGCCCATCCTGGGTGCGCTGTCGGACCAGTACGGCCGCCGCCCGGTGCTGCTGGTCGGTCTGGCCGGGCTGGCGTGCAGCTTCTTCGTCACCGCGCTGGCCACGGCCTTGTGGATGCTGGTGGCGGTGCGCGTGTTCAGCGGCGCGCTGCAGGCCAACGCGGCGGTGGCGCAGGCCTACGTCGCCGACATCAGCACGGCGGCCGATCGCGGCAAGCGTTTCGGCATGCTGGGCGCGATGTTCGGCATGGGCTTCGTGCTCGGTCCGGTGATGGGTGGCCTGCTCGGCGGCATCGACCTGCGACTGCCGTTCTTTGCAGCCGGCACGCTGGCGGTGCTCAACACGCTGTACGGCATCTTCGTGCTGCCCGAATCCCTGGCCGCCGATCGCCGCACGCCGATCAACTGGAAACGCGCCAACCCGATCGCCTCGTTCTCGCAGTTGCGCCAGCTGCACGGCGTGGGCATGCTGGTGGCGGTGATCGGGCTGTCCGGCCTGGCGCAGTTCATCCTGCACACCACCTGGGTGCTCTACACCACCTTCAAGTTCGGCTGGGGCCCGCAGGAAAACGGCTGGTCGCTGTTTGCGGTGGGTGCGATGTCGGTGCTGGTGCAGGGTGGCCTGATCCGCGTGGCGCTCAAGCGCAGCACGCCGCAGCGCATCGCCGTCATCGGCCTGGTGTCGTCGTCGCTCAGCTACCTGCTGTGGGGCGCGGCCACCGAGGGCTGGATGATGTACGCAGTGATCGGCTTGAACGTCTTCGGCTTCATGGTGCAGACCGCCATCCAGACCATCGTCTCCGGCGCCGCCGACGAGCAGTCGCAAGGCCGCACGCTCGGCGCCGTGGCGTCGATCAACAGCCTGACCGCGGTGGTCGCGCCGATCATCGGCGCCGGCCTGCTCGGCATCGTCTCGCACCTGCCGCGCGGCGACTGGCGCATCGGCGCGCCGTTCTTCCTGTGCTCCGCGCTGCAGCTGGTGGCGATGGTGCTGGCGCTGCGCCACTTCCGTCGCCATCCGGCGCACTCTTCCATTCCTACACCCGGCACCGCGGCCGTCACATCGGCCGCCACCGAGGCTTGA
- a CDS encoding putative bifunctional diguanylate cyclase/phosphodiesterase — MNPAHLSSSPTAERACADEALAQLTQQLQLERAARTRAEEQLDLRNHELDEALRQRHDSEHRLRLALAGSRKGVWNWDADSDLVRIDSFEFDDKPLPMTCSSSGLAELVHADDVDALRMAWRLHMSGARPDLDMSFRLCLGEHVRWVRVRGSALERDGKGLARRMTGTIKDVTSQRHAEQSLRLMAHAFSSTRDALVVTDHDWRIVEANEAYCRLAGAAPNAVQGTVLTERLNLPALAPLPIGDEAAWAEVTEMRRLDGLRVPVDVTITTLPGDHSGGTYLVSLNDISEQRRVEARLEHLALSDAVTGLPNRSALENQLLRQLDREQAFALMYLDVEGVKEVNDSFGHDAGDDLLRQLADRLRTILPAGTFISRWGGDEFVLVLAPGSGETEVRSCAQTMIAALSPPMKVFLNEISVAPSIGAVLVPRDGRESGLLLRKADSAMQAAKLRGRDSLAFYDGSLDTDSQRRVRMHNQLRLDAERNGFTFVAQPKVDREGHAVGAELLMRWPTAAFGMVSPGEFIPMAEKIGLIGLMGRHALHAAAQLAARSLQVHQPLPVAVNLSPKQLLQRGLDRQLLLACERAGVAPAMLELELTESALVDNMTIIEPLLQRLRQHGFSLALDDFGTGFSSLSYLRHLPFNKIKIDRSFVMDIDHDHRAARLLAHMVKLCGALGMSTVAEGVESESQFKALLDLGVQEFQGYYFARPLPVDEWVARLSARPGEPPHLPT; from the coding sequence ATGAATCCGGCTCATCTCTCGTCATCACCCACCGCCGAGCGGGCATGTGCCGACGAAGCGCTGGCGCAGCTCACGCAGCAGCTGCAACTCGAGCGCGCCGCGCGCACCCGAGCCGAAGAACAGCTGGATCTGCGCAACCATGAACTGGACGAGGCCCTGCGCCAGCGTCACGACAGCGAGCACCGGCTGCGCCTGGCGCTGGCCGGCAGCCGCAAGGGCGTCTGGAACTGGGATGCCGACAGCGATCTGGTGCGCATCGATTCGTTCGAGTTCGACGACAAGCCGCTGCCGATGACGTGTTCGTCCTCGGGTCTGGCCGAACTGGTGCATGCCGACGATGTCGACGCCCTGCGCATGGCGTGGCGCCTGCACATGAGCGGCGCACGCCCGGATCTCGACATGTCGTTCCGGCTGTGCCTGGGCGAGCACGTGCGCTGGGTGCGGGTGCGCGGCAGTGCGCTCGAGCGCGACGGCAAGGGCCTGGCCCGGCGCATGACCGGCACGATCAAGGACGTCACCTCGCAGCGCCATGCCGAACAGTCGCTGCGGCTGATGGCGCATGCGTTCTCGAGCACGCGCGACGCGCTGGTCGTGACCGACCACGACTGGCGCATCGTCGAGGCCAACGAGGCCTACTGCCGCCTCGCCGGCGCCGCGCCCAACGCCGTGCAGGGCACGGTGCTGACCGAACGGCTGAACCTGCCGGCCCTGGCGCCGCTGCCGATCGGCGACGAAGCGGCCTGGGCCGAAGTCACCGAGATGCGTCGCCTCGACGGCCTGCGGGTGCCGGTGGACGTCACCATCACCACGCTGCCGGGCGACCACAGCGGCGGCACCTACCTGGTGTCGCTCAACGACATCAGCGAGCAGCGCCGTGTCGAGGCCCGCCTCGAACACCTGGCGTTGTCGGACGCGGTCACCGGCCTGCCCAACCGCTCGGCGCTCGAGAACCAGCTGTTGCGCCAGCTCGATCGCGAGCAGGCGTTTGCGCTGATGTACCTCGATGTCGAGGGCGTCAAGGAGGTCAACGATTCCTTCGGTCACGATGCCGGCGACGACCTGCTGCGCCAGCTGGCCGATCGCCTGCGCACGATCCTGCCGGCCGGCACGTTCATCAGCCGCTGGGGTGGCGACGAGTTCGTGCTTGTGCTGGCGCCGGGCAGCGGCGAGACCGAGGTGCGTTCGTGCGCCCAGACCATGATCGCCGCGCTCAGCCCGCCGATGAAGGTGTTCCTCAACGAGATCTCGGTGGCGCCGAGCATCGGCGCGGTGCTGGTGCCACGCGACGGTCGGGAGTCCGGCCTGCTGCTGCGCAAGGCCGACAGCGCGATGCAGGCGGCCAAGCTGCGCGGACGCGACAGCCTGGCCTTCTACGACGGCTCGCTCGACACCGATTCGCAGCGGCGCGTGCGCATGCACAACCAGCTGCGGCTGGACGCCGAGCGCAACGGCTTCACCTTCGTCGCCCAGCCCAAGGTCGATCGCGAGGGCCATGCGGTCGGCGCCGAGCTGCTGATGCGCTGGCCGACGGCCGCGTTCGGCATGGTGTCGCCGGGCGAGTTCATCCCGATGGCCGAGAAGATCGGCCTGATCGGCCTGATGGGGCGCCACGCCCTGCACGCCGCGGCGCAGCTGGCCGCGCGCAGCCTGCAGGTGCACCAGCCGCTGCCGGTGGCCGTCAACCTGTCGCCCAAGCAGCTGCTGCAGCGCGGCCTCGACCGCCAGCTGCTGCTGGCCTGCGAGCGCGCCGGCGTGGCACCGGCCATGCTCGAGCTCGAGCTCACCGAGTCGGCCCTGGTCGACAACATGACCATCATCGAGCCGCTGCTGCAGCGCTTGCGCCAGCACGGCTTCAGCCTGGCGCTCGACGACTTCGGCACCGGCTTCTCGTCGCTGAGCTACCTGCGCCACCTGCCGTTCAACAAGATCAAGATCGACCGCAGCTTCGTGATGGACATCGACCACGACCATCGGGCAGCGCGGCTGCTGGCGCACATGGTCAAGCTGTGCGGCGCACTCGGCATGTCGACCGTGGCCGAGGGGGTCGAAAGCGAGTCGCAGTTCAAGGCGCTGCTCGACCTGGGCGTGCAGGAGTTCCAGGGCTACTACTTCGCGCGGCCGCTGCCGGTCGACGAATGGGTCGCGCGGCTGTCGGCCCGACCCGGCGAGCCGCCGCATCTGCCGACCTGA
- a CDS encoding SDR family oxidoreductase, whose product MSYRIDLSGRVALVTGASSGLGAQFARTLAKAGAAVVLAGRRTDRLKELRAEIESHDGDAHVVELDVTDIDSIKSAVAHAETEVGTLDILINNSGVSTTQKLVDVTADDYDFIFDTNVRGAFFVAQEVGKRMVARAVGAAPGTYIGGRIVNIASMAGLRVLSQIGVYSMSKASVIHMTRAMALEWGKYGINVNAICPGYIDTEINHHHWETDGGQKLVQMLPRKRLGKPEDLDTSLLMLCANESHFINGAVIQADDGFGI is encoded by the coding sequence ATGAGCTATCGCATTGACCTGTCGGGCCGCGTGGCCCTGGTCACCGGAGCGTCCAGCGGCCTGGGCGCGCAGTTCGCCCGCACGCTGGCCAAGGCCGGTGCCGCGGTGGTGCTGGCCGGGCGCCGGACCGATCGCCTGAAAGAGCTGCGTGCCGAGATCGAGTCGCACGACGGCGACGCCCATGTGGTCGAGCTCGACGTCACCGACATCGACAGCATCAAGTCGGCCGTGGCGCATGCCGAGACCGAAGTCGGCACGCTCGACATCCTGATCAACAACTCGGGCGTCAGCACCACGCAGAAGCTGGTCGACGTGACGGCCGACGACTACGATTTCATCTTCGACACCAACGTGCGCGGCGCGTTCTTCGTGGCGCAGGAAGTCGGCAAGCGCATGGTGGCGCGCGCGGTCGGCGCGGCGCCGGGCACCTACATCGGCGGGCGCATCGTCAACATCGCCTCGATGGCCGGCCTGCGGGTGCTCAGCCAGATCGGCGTCTACTCGATGAGCAAGGCCTCGGTGATCCACATGACGCGGGCGATGGCGCTCGAGTGGGGCAAGTACGGCATCAACGTCAACGCCATCTGCCCGGGCTACATCGACACCGAGATCAACCACCACCACTGGGAAACCGACGGCGGCCAGAAACTGGTGCAGATGCTGCCGCGCAAGCGCCTGGGCAAGCCCGAAGACCTCGACACCAGCCTGCTGATGCTGTGCGCCAACGAGAGCCACTTCATCAACGGCGCGGTGATCCAGGCCGACGACGGCTTCGGCATCTGA
- the guaA gene encoding glutamine-hydrolyzing GMP synthase → MQHDKILILDFGSQVTQLIARRVREAHVYCEIHPNDVSDDFIKTFAPKAIILSGSHASTYEDHQLRAPQAVWDAGVPVLGICYGMQTMAVQLGGKVEWSDHREFGYAEVRARGHTKLFDGIEDFATAEGHGMLKVWMSHGDKVTELPPGFKLMASTPSCPIAGMANEDKRYYAVQFHPEVTHTLQGAAMLTRFVRDIAGCRGDWIMGDYIAEAVAHIRAQVGDEEVILGLSGGVDSSVAAALIHRAIGDQLTCVFVDHGLLRLNEGAMVMEMFAGRLHAKVVHVEAAEQFLGHLKGVTDPEQKRKIIGREFVEVFQAEAAKLKGDGNKGAKWLAQGTIYPDVVESGGTASKKATIKSHHNVGGLPETLGLKLLEPLRELFKDEVRELGVALGLPHDMVYRHPFPGPGLGVRILGEVKPEFAELLKRADHIFIEELRKTVDEATGKTWYDLTSQAFTVFLPVKSVGVMGDGRTYDYVVALRAVQTSDFMTADWAELPYALLKKVSSRIINEVRGINRVTYDVSSKPPATIEWE, encoded by the coding sequence ATGCAACACGACAAGATCCTGATCCTCGACTTCGGCTCGCAAGTCACCCAGCTGATCGCACGCCGCGTGCGCGAGGCGCATGTCTACTGCGAGATCCACCCGAACGACGTCAGCGACGACTTCATCAAGACCTTCGCGCCCAAGGCCATCATCCTCAGCGGCAGCCACGCCAGCACGTATGAGGACCACCAGCTGCGCGCGCCGCAAGCCGTGTGGGACGCCGGCGTGCCGGTGCTCGGCATCTGCTACGGCATGCAGACCATGGCCGTGCAGCTGGGCGGCAAGGTCGAGTGGAGCGACCACCGCGAGTTCGGCTACGCCGAGGTGCGCGCACGCGGCCACACGAAGCTGTTCGACGGCATCGAGGACTTCGCCACCGCCGAAGGCCACGGCATGCTCAAGGTCTGGATGAGCCACGGCGACAAGGTCACCGAACTGCCGCCCGGCTTCAAGCTGATGGCCAGCACGCCCAGCTGCCCGATCGCCGGCATGGCCAACGAGGACAAGCGCTACTACGCGGTGCAGTTCCACCCCGAGGTGACGCACACGCTGCAGGGCGCGGCCATGCTGACGCGCTTCGTGCGCGACATCGCCGGCTGCCGCGGCGACTGGATCATGGGCGACTACATCGCCGAAGCCGTGGCGCACATCCGCGCCCAGGTCGGCGACGAAGAAGTCATCCTCGGCCTGTCGGGCGGTGTCGATTCCAGCGTGGCCGCCGCGCTGATCCACCGCGCCATCGGCGACCAGCTCACCTGCGTCTTCGTCGACCACGGTCTGCTGCGCCTGAACGAAGGCGCGATGGTGATGGAGATGTTCGCCGGCCGCCTGCACGCCAAGGTCGTGCACGTCGAGGCCGCCGAGCAGTTCCTCGGCCACCTGAAGGGCGTGACCGACCCGGAGCAGAAACGAAAGATCATCGGCCGCGAGTTCGTCGAGGTCTTCCAGGCTGAGGCTGCCAAGCTCAAGGGTGACGGCAACAAGGGCGCCAAGTGGCTGGCCCAGGGCACGATCTACCCCGACGTGGTCGAGAGCGGCGGCACCGCCAGCAAGAAGGCCACGATCAAGAGCCACCACAACGTCGGCGGCCTGCCCGAGACACTCGGCCTGAAGCTGCTGGAGCCGCTGCGCGAGCTGTTCAAGGACGAGGTGCGCGAACTGGGCGTCGCGCTCGGCCTGCCGCACGACATGGTGTATCGCCACCCCTTCCCCGGCCCGGGCCTGGGCGTGCGCATCCTGGGTGAGGTCAAGCCTGAGTTCGCCGAGCTGCTCAAGCGCGCCGACCACATCTTCATCGAGGAGCTGCGCAAGACCGTCGACGAGGCCACCGGCAAGACCTGGTACGACCTGACGAGCCAGGCCTTCACGGTGTTCCTGCCGGTCAAGAGCGTGGGCGTGATGGGGGACGGGCGCACCTACGACTACGTGGTGGCGCTGCGCGCGGTGCAGACCAGCGACTTCATGACCGCCGACTGGGCCGAGCTGCCCTACGCGCTGCTCAAGAAGGTGTCGAGCCGCATCATCAACGAGGTGCGTGGCATCAACCGCGTCACCTACGACGTGTCGAGCAAGCCGCCGGCGACGATCGAGTGGGAGTGA